In the Helianthus annuus cultivar XRQ/B chromosome 11, HanXRQr2.0-SUNRISE, whole genome shotgun sequence genome, one interval contains:
- the LOC110890587 gene encoding zinc finger CCCH domain-containing protein 22 isoform X1 has protein sequence MDSYEATRIVFTKLQTLDPQNASKIMGLLLIQDHGENEMIRLAFGPESLLHSVIIKARIQLNISSPPSPLSSQNLSRQNSGNSLTASRHVNSKITNLPSPLNPLAPSYDLVDEFRLLMRAAGVSSPNSPKPMNYLLQQSGSPRMATAATALMMGEEMNNFGRLRNDFLMGMVNPGSRQIYLTFPADSSFTEEDVSNYFSMYGPVQDVRIPYQQKRMFGFVSFVFAETVKLILAKGNPHFVCEARVLVKPYKEKGKVPDKFRKQPQQQMDSPIGFDSHDPFDLQHGGRMLINSQDLLWRKKLDEQADLQHAIELQNRRIMDLQLLDVKRNHHHQRALSTGAAIPSPTCYSPSYLNHSSVFGSDSSNISSPDSNDGLIPKLVPPITTDGVKPPLKASLNREEENEASDLKDSHEDGINLPESLEHNLPDNLFASPKKAEDHQTVFSNDKNTLVSSVASNSNLITSPLTSTLDLDLASVKSCYFEFPRFSSDHSAIRM, from the exons atggaTTCATATGAAGCAACAAGAATTGTGTTCACAAAGCTCCAAACTTTAGACCCTCAAAACGCATCCAAAATCATGGGTCTTCTTCTCATTCAAGATCACGGTGAAAATGAAATGATTCGGTTAGCTTTTGGCCCAGAATCACTTCTTCATTCCGTTATTATTAAAGCTCGCATACAACTTAACATTTCATCTCCTCCATCACCGTTAAGTTCACAGAATCTTTCACGGCAAAATTCTGGTAATTCGTTAACTGCTTCACGGCATGTTAATAGTAAAATTACTAATCTACCCTCACCGTTAAATCCTTTAGCTCCGTCTTATGATCTGGTCGATGAGTTTCGGTTGTTAATGCGAGCTGCGGGTGTTTCTTCTCCTAACAGCCCAAAACCCATGAATTATCTTCTTCAACAATCCGGTAGCCCAag GATGGCCACTGCTGCAACGGCATTGATGATGGGAGAAGAGATGAACAACTTCGGTCGGTTAAGGAACGATTTCTTGATGGGTATGGTAAACCCGGGTTCGAGGCAAATTTACCTAACTTTTCCAGCGGATAGCTCGTTTACGGAAGAAGATGTGTCGAATTACTTCAG CATGTACGGTCCGGTTCAAGATGTTCGGATCCCATACCAGCAGAAACGAATGTTCGGGTTTGTGAGTTTCGTGTTTGCAGAAACTGTTAAGCTCATACTCGCGAAAGGGAATCCGCATTTTGTATGTGAGGCGCGGGTGCTTGTGAAACCGTACAAAGAGAAGGGGAAAGTCCCTGATAAGTTTAGGAAGCAGCCGCAACAGCAAATGGATAGTCCCATCGGATTTGATTCACACGATCCTTTCGATCTACAACATG GTGGAAGGATGTTGATCAACAGCCAGGATTTACTGTGGCGGAAAAAGTTGGACGAGCAGGCGGATTTGCAGCACGCGATCGAGCTTCAGAACCGTCGGATCATGGATCTGCAGCTTCTCGACGTGAAAAGAAACCACCACCACCAGCGTGCCCTTTCCACCGGTGCAGCCATTCCGTCTCCCACCTGTTACTCTCCAAGTTACCTCAACCACTCGTCGGTTTTTGGTTCTGATAGCAGCAACATTTCAAGTCCTGATTCCA ATGATGGTTTGATTCCAAAACTAGTGCCTCCAATAACCACCGATGGTGTCAAACCACCATTAAAGGCGAGTTTAAACCGTGAGGAAGAGAATGAAGCATCGGATCTTAAAGATAGTCATGAAGATGGTATTAATTTACCCGAAAG CTTGGAGCACAATCTCCCCGACAACCTTTTTGCATCGCCGAAGAAAGCTGAAGATCATCAAACTGTCTTTtcaaatgacaaaaatacccttgttTCTTCGGTCGCTAGCAATAGTAACTTAATCACCTCCCCATTGACCTCGACTTTGGATTTGGATTTGGCTTCAGTAAAATCATGTTACTTTGAGTTTCCTAG GTTTTCATCGGATCACAGTGCGATCAGAATGTAG
- the LOC110890587 gene encoding zinc finger CCCH domain-containing protein 22 isoform X2 codes for MDSYEATRIVFTKLQTLDPQNASKIMGLLLIQDHGENEMIRLAFGPESLLHSVIIKARIQLNISSPPSPLSSQNLSRQNSGNSLTASRHVNSKITNLPSPLNPLAPSYDLVDEFRLLMRAAGVSSPNSPKPMNYLLQQSGSPRMATAATALMMGEEMNNFGRLRNDFLMGMVNPGSRQIYLTFPADSSFTEEDVSNYFSMYGPVQDVRIPYQQKRMFGFVSFVFAETVKLILAKGNPHFVCEARVLVKPYKEKGKVPDKFRKQPQQQMDSPIGFDSHDPFDLQHGGRMLINSQDLLWRKKLDEQADLQHAIELQNRRIMDLQLLDVKRNHHHQRALSTGAAIPSPTCYSPSYLNHSSVFGSDSSNISNDGLIPKLVPPITTDGVKPPLKASLNREEENEASDLKDSHEDGINLPESLEHNLPDNLFASPKKAEDHQTVFSNDKNTLVSSVASNSNLITSPLTSTLDLDLASVKSCYFEFPRFSSDHSAIRM; via the exons atggaTTCATATGAAGCAACAAGAATTGTGTTCACAAAGCTCCAAACTTTAGACCCTCAAAACGCATCCAAAATCATGGGTCTTCTTCTCATTCAAGATCACGGTGAAAATGAAATGATTCGGTTAGCTTTTGGCCCAGAATCACTTCTTCATTCCGTTATTATTAAAGCTCGCATACAACTTAACATTTCATCTCCTCCATCACCGTTAAGTTCACAGAATCTTTCACGGCAAAATTCTGGTAATTCGTTAACTGCTTCACGGCATGTTAATAGTAAAATTACTAATCTACCCTCACCGTTAAATCCTTTAGCTCCGTCTTATGATCTGGTCGATGAGTTTCGGTTGTTAATGCGAGCTGCGGGTGTTTCTTCTCCTAACAGCCCAAAACCCATGAATTATCTTCTTCAACAATCCGGTAGCCCAag GATGGCCACTGCTGCAACGGCATTGATGATGGGAGAAGAGATGAACAACTTCGGTCGGTTAAGGAACGATTTCTTGATGGGTATGGTAAACCCGGGTTCGAGGCAAATTTACCTAACTTTTCCAGCGGATAGCTCGTTTACGGAAGAAGATGTGTCGAATTACTTCAG CATGTACGGTCCGGTTCAAGATGTTCGGATCCCATACCAGCAGAAACGAATGTTCGGGTTTGTGAGTTTCGTGTTTGCAGAAACTGTTAAGCTCATACTCGCGAAAGGGAATCCGCATTTTGTATGTGAGGCGCGGGTGCTTGTGAAACCGTACAAAGAGAAGGGGAAAGTCCCTGATAAGTTTAGGAAGCAGCCGCAACAGCAAATGGATAGTCCCATCGGATTTGATTCACACGATCCTTTCGATCTACAACATG GTGGAAGGATGTTGATCAACAGCCAGGATTTACTGTGGCGGAAAAAGTTGGACGAGCAGGCGGATTTGCAGCACGCGATCGAGCTTCAGAACCGTCGGATCATGGATCTGCAGCTTCTCGACGTGAAAAGAAACCACCACCACCAGCGTGCCCTTTCCACCGGTGCAGCCATTCCGTCTCCCACCTGTTACTCTCCAAGTTACCTCAACCACTCGTCGGTTTTTGGTTCTGATAGCAGCAACATTTCAA ATGATGGTTTGATTCCAAAACTAGTGCCTCCAATAACCACCGATGGTGTCAAACCACCATTAAAGGCGAGTTTAAACCGTGAGGAAGAGAATGAAGCATCGGATCTTAAAGATAGTCATGAAGATGGTATTAATTTACCCGAAAG CTTGGAGCACAATCTCCCCGACAACCTTTTTGCATCGCCGAAGAAAGCTGAAGATCATCAAACTGTCTTTtcaaatgacaaaaatacccttgttTCTTCGGTCGCTAGCAATAGTAACTTAATCACCTCCCCATTGACCTCGACTTTGGATTTGGATTTGGCTTCAGTAAAATCATGTTACTTTGAGTTTCCTAG GTTTTCATCGGATCACAGTGCGATCAGAATGTAG
- the LOC110890587 gene encoding zinc finger CCCH domain-containing protein 53 isoform X3, whose translation MDSYEATRIVFTKLQTLDPQNASKIMGLLLIQDHGENEMIRLAFGPESLLHSVIIKARIQLNISSPPSPLSSQNLSRQNSAPSYDLVDEFRLLMRAAGVSSPNSPKPMNYLLQQSGSPRMATAATALMMGEEMNNFGRLRNDFLMGMVNPGSRQIYLTFPADSSFTEEDVSNYFSMYGPVQDVRIPYQQKRMFGFVSFVFAETVKLILAKGNPHFVCEARVLVKPYKEKGKVPDKFRKQPQQQMDSPIGFDSHDPFDLQHGGRMLINSQDLLWRKKLDEQADLQHAIELQNRRIMDLQLLDVKRNHHHQRALSTGAAIPSPTCYSPSYLNHSSVFGSDSSNISSPDSNDGLIPKLVPPITTDGVKPPLKASLNREEENEASDLKDSHEDGINLPESLEHNLPDNLFASPKKAEDHQTVFSNDKNTLVSSVASNSNLITSPLTSTLDLDLASVKSCYFEFPRFSSDHSAIRM comes from the exons atggaTTCATATGAAGCAACAAGAATTGTGTTCACAAAGCTCCAAACTTTAGACCCTCAAAACGCATCCAAAATCATGGGTCTTCTTCTCATTCAAGATCACGGTGAAAATGAAATGATTCGGTTAGCTTTTGGCCCAGAATCACTTCTTCATTCCGTTATTATTAAAGCTCGCATACAACTTAACATTTCATCTCCTCCATCACCGTTAAGTTCACAGAATCTTTCACGGCAAAATTCTG CTCCGTCTTATGATCTGGTCGATGAGTTTCGGTTGTTAATGCGAGCTGCGGGTGTTTCTTCTCCTAACAGCCCAAAACCCATGAATTATCTTCTTCAACAATCCGGTAGCCCAag GATGGCCACTGCTGCAACGGCATTGATGATGGGAGAAGAGATGAACAACTTCGGTCGGTTAAGGAACGATTTCTTGATGGGTATGGTAAACCCGGGTTCGAGGCAAATTTACCTAACTTTTCCAGCGGATAGCTCGTTTACGGAAGAAGATGTGTCGAATTACTTCAG CATGTACGGTCCGGTTCAAGATGTTCGGATCCCATACCAGCAGAAACGAATGTTCGGGTTTGTGAGTTTCGTGTTTGCAGAAACTGTTAAGCTCATACTCGCGAAAGGGAATCCGCATTTTGTATGTGAGGCGCGGGTGCTTGTGAAACCGTACAAAGAGAAGGGGAAAGTCCCTGATAAGTTTAGGAAGCAGCCGCAACAGCAAATGGATAGTCCCATCGGATTTGATTCACACGATCCTTTCGATCTACAACATG GTGGAAGGATGTTGATCAACAGCCAGGATTTACTGTGGCGGAAAAAGTTGGACGAGCAGGCGGATTTGCAGCACGCGATCGAGCTTCAGAACCGTCGGATCATGGATCTGCAGCTTCTCGACGTGAAAAGAAACCACCACCACCAGCGTGCCCTTTCCACCGGTGCAGCCATTCCGTCTCCCACCTGTTACTCTCCAAGTTACCTCAACCACTCGTCGGTTTTTGGTTCTGATAGCAGCAACATTTCAAGTCCTGATTCCA ATGATGGTTTGATTCCAAAACTAGTGCCTCCAATAACCACCGATGGTGTCAAACCACCATTAAAGGCGAGTTTAAACCGTGAGGAAGAGAATGAAGCATCGGATCTTAAAGATAGTCATGAAGATGGTATTAATTTACCCGAAAG CTTGGAGCACAATCTCCCCGACAACCTTTTTGCATCGCCGAAGAAAGCTGAAGATCATCAAACTGTCTTTtcaaatgacaaaaatacccttgttTCTTCGGTCGCTAGCAATAGTAACTTAATCACCTCCCCATTGACCTCGACTTTGGATTTGGATTTGGCTTCAGTAAAATCATGTTACTTTGAGTTTCCTAG GTTTTCATCGGATCACAGTGCGATCAGAATGTAG